A window of Sebastes umbrosus isolate fSebUmb1 chromosome 3, fSebUmb1.pri, whole genome shotgun sequence contains these coding sequences:
- the trim2a gene encoding tripartite motif-containing protein 2 isoform X1, with product MASEGSTIPSPVVRQIDKQFLICSICLDRYENPKVLPCLHTFCERCLQNYIPAHSLTLSCPVCRQTSILPEKGVAALQNNFFITNLMDVLQRAPDSCSQEAATLNNITTVATGQLLSCPNHGGNVMEFYCPPCETAMCHECTSGEHGEHPTVPLKDVVEQHKASLQDQLDAVKKRLPEIDSALLTLSEILQQLTNQKSSIEDGIHTTFDELQKTLNVRKSVLLMELEVNYGLKQKVLQAQLDTLLQGQEGINSSCNFTEQALSHGTEAEVLLVKKQMSERLMELASQDLPLQPGENDQLDFIVETEGLKKSIHNLGTIVTTNAVASETVATGEGLRHCVVGIPTSITITTKDKDGELCKMGNAVITAEMSSPDGSRGEGDILDNKNGTYEFLFTAPKEGTFNLSLRLYEQHIKGSPFRIKATKSIDVSPTSDSIKKRLKSPCSSHVKQKAIKRPASMYSTGRRKENPIEDDLIFRIGTKGRNKGEFTNLQGVAASTLGKVLIADSNNQCVQIFSNDGQFRSRFGIRGRTPGQLQRPTGVAIHPNGDIIIADYDNKWVSIFSSEGKFKNKIGSGKLMGPKGVSVDRNGHIIVVDNKACCVFIFQLNGKLVTKFGNRGNGDRQFAGTLNGPHFAAVNNNNEIIVTDFHNHSVKVFNTEGEFLLKFGSNGEGNGQFNAPTGVAVDVNGNIIVADWGNSRIQVFDGSGSFLSYINTSADPLYGPQGLALTSDGHVVVADSGNHCFKVYRYLQ from the exons ATGGCCAGTGAAGGCTCCACTATTCCCAGCCCCGTGGTCCGCCAGATTGACAAGCAGTTCCTGATCTGCAGCATATGTCTGGACCGCTACGAAAACCCCAAAGTACTGCCCTGCCTGCACACCTTCTGTGAGAG GTGCCTGCAGAATTACATCCCAGCCCACAGCCTCACACTGTCGTGCCCCGTGTGCCGCCAGACCTCGATCCTGCCGGAGAAGGGTGTGGCGGCATTGCAGAATAACTTCTTCATCACCAACCTGATGGACGTGCTGCAGCGGGCGCCGGACAGCTGCAGCCAGGAGGCCGCCACTCTCAACAACATCACCACTGTGGCAACGGGCCAACTGCTCTCCTGCCCCAACCATGGAGGCAAC GTCATGGAGTTTTACTGTCCACCTTGTGAGACAGCCATGTGTCATGAGTGTACGAGTGGCGAACATGGAGAACACCCAACTGTGCCTCTTAAAGATGTAGTGGAACAACACAAGGCCTCGCTACAGGACCAGCTAGATGCTGTCAAGAAGAG GTTGCCAGAGATCGACTCAGCCCTGCTGACGCTGTCAGAGATCCTTCagcagctgaccaatcagaagagCTCCATTGAGGACGGCATCCATACCACCTTTGACGAGTTGCAGAAGACTCTGAATGTCCGCAAGAGCGTTTTACTGATGGAGCTGGAGGTCAACTACGGCCTCAAGCAGAAG GTGCTCCAAGCCCAGCTGGACACCCTGCTGCAGGGCCAGGAGGGCATCAACAGCAGCTGTAACTTCACAGAGCAGGCCCTGAGCCACGGCACCGAGGCCGAGGTGCTGCTGGTGAAGAAGCAGATGAGCGAGCGTCTCATGGAGCTGGCCAGCCAGGACCTTCCTCTGCAGCCCGGAGAGAACGACCAGCTGGACTTCATCGTGGAGACGGAGGGACTGAAGAAGTCCATCCACAACCTGGGCACTATTGTAACAACCAACGCCGTGGCCTCTGAGACTGTGGCGACAGGTGAAGGGTTACGGCACTGCGTGGTGGGCATCCCCACttccatcaccatcaccactaAGGACAAAGATGGAGAGCTGTGTAAGATGGGCAACGCAGTCATCACTGCTGAAATGTCCTCGCCTGATGGCAGCAGAGGTGAAGGGGACATACTGGACAACAAGAATGGCACTTATGAGTTCTTGTTCACAGCTCCTAAAGAGGGGACTTTTAACTTATCACTGCGTTTATATGAGCAGCATATCAAAGGAAGCCCCTTTAGGATTAAGGCTACCAAATCCATAGATGTGTCGCCGACGTCAGACAGCATCAAGAAGAGGCTCAAGTCTCCGTGCAGCAGTCACGTCAAGCAGAAGGCCATCAAGAGGCCGGCCAGTATGTACAGCACcgggaggaggaaagagaaccCCATCGAGGACGACCTCATCTTCAGAATCG gCACTAAAGGAAGAAACAAAGGGGAGTTCACTAACCTGCAGGGAGTGGCTGCGTCTACTCTGGGAAAGGTGCTGATAGCAGACAGCAACAACCAGTGTGTCCAG ATATTTTCCAATGACGGCCAGTTCAGAAGCCGTTTTGGCATTCGGGGAAGGACTCCGGGTCAACTGCAGCGACCGACTGGAGTGGCCATCCACCCGAACGGTGACATCATCATTGCAGACTACGACAACAAGTGGGTCAGCATCTTTTCAAGTGAAGGCAAGTTTAAG AACAAGATCGGCTCGGGGAAGCTGATGGGCCCTAAAGGCGTGTCGGTGGACAGGAACGGCCACATCATCGTGGTCGACAACAAGGCCTGCTGCGTCTTCATCTTCCAGCTCAACGGCAAGCTGGTCACCAAGTTCGGTAACCGTGGAAACGGCGACAGGCAGTTTGCAGGTACACTCAATG ggcCTCACTTTGCTgctgtcaacaacaacaatgaaatCATTGTGACAGATTTCCACAACCACTCAGTCAAG GTGTTCAACACAGAAGGAGAATTCCTGCTGAAGTTTGGTTCCAACGGTGAGGGCAACGGTCAGTTCAACGCCCCCACAGGAGTGGCAGTGGATGTCAATGGAAACATCATAGTAGCAGACTGGGGCAACAGCAGGATACAG gtgTTTGATGGCAGCGGTTCGTTCCTGTCCTACATCAACACGTCAGCAGACCCGCTGTACGGCCCGCAGGGACTCGCTCTCACCTCTGACGGACACGTTGTGGTTGCAGATTCTGGCAACCACTGCTTCAAAGTCTACCGCTACTTGCAGTAG
- the trim2a gene encoding tripartite motif-containing protein 2 isoform X2 → MASEGSTIPSPVVRQIDKQFLICSICLDRYENPKVLPCLHTFCERCLQNYIPAHSLTLSCPVCRQTSILPEKGVAALQNNFFITNLMDVLQRAPDSCSQEAATLNNITTVATGQLLSCPNHGGNVMEFYCPPCETAMCHECTSGEHGEHPTVPLKDVVEQHKASLQDQLDAVKKRLPEIDSALLTLSEILQQLTNQKSSIEDGIHTTFDELQKTLNVRKSVLLMELEVNYGLKQKVLQAQLDTLLQGQEGINSSCNFTEQALSHGTEAEVLLVKKQMSERLMELASQDLPLQPGENDQLDFIVETEGLKKSIHNLGTIVTTNAVASETVATGEGLRHCVVGIPTSITITTKDKDGELCKMGNAVITAEMSSPDGSRGEGDILDNKNGTYEFLFTAPKEGTFNLSLRLYEQHIKGSPFRIKATKSIDVSPTSDSIKKRLKSPCSSHVKQKAIKRPASMYSTGRRKENPIEDDLIFRIGTKGRNKGEFTNLQGVAASTLGKVLIADSNNQCVQIFSNDGQFRSRFGIRGRTPGQLQRPTGVAIHPNGDIIIADYDNKWVSIFSSEGKFKNKIGSGKLMGPKGVSVDRNGHIIVVDNKACCVFIFQLNGKLVTKFGNRGNGDRQFAGPHFAAVNNNNEIIVTDFHNHSVKVFNTEGEFLLKFGSNGEGNGQFNAPTGVAVDVNGNIIVADWGNSRIQVFDGSGSFLSYINTSADPLYGPQGLALTSDGHVVVADSGNHCFKVYRYLQ, encoded by the exons ATGGCCAGTGAAGGCTCCACTATTCCCAGCCCCGTGGTCCGCCAGATTGACAAGCAGTTCCTGATCTGCAGCATATGTCTGGACCGCTACGAAAACCCCAAAGTACTGCCCTGCCTGCACACCTTCTGTGAGAG GTGCCTGCAGAATTACATCCCAGCCCACAGCCTCACACTGTCGTGCCCCGTGTGCCGCCAGACCTCGATCCTGCCGGAGAAGGGTGTGGCGGCATTGCAGAATAACTTCTTCATCACCAACCTGATGGACGTGCTGCAGCGGGCGCCGGACAGCTGCAGCCAGGAGGCCGCCACTCTCAACAACATCACCACTGTGGCAACGGGCCAACTGCTCTCCTGCCCCAACCATGGAGGCAAC GTCATGGAGTTTTACTGTCCACCTTGTGAGACAGCCATGTGTCATGAGTGTACGAGTGGCGAACATGGAGAACACCCAACTGTGCCTCTTAAAGATGTAGTGGAACAACACAAGGCCTCGCTACAGGACCAGCTAGATGCTGTCAAGAAGAG GTTGCCAGAGATCGACTCAGCCCTGCTGACGCTGTCAGAGATCCTTCagcagctgaccaatcagaagagCTCCATTGAGGACGGCATCCATACCACCTTTGACGAGTTGCAGAAGACTCTGAATGTCCGCAAGAGCGTTTTACTGATGGAGCTGGAGGTCAACTACGGCCTCAAGCAGAAG GTGCTCCAAGCCCAGCTGGACACCCTGCTGCAGGGCCAGGAGGGCATCAACAGCAGCTGTAACTTCACAGAGCAGGCCCTGAGCCACGGCACCGAGGCCGAGGTGCTGCTGGTGAAGAAGCAGATGAGCGAGCGTCTCATGGAGCTGGCCAGCCAGGACCTTCCTCTGCAGCCCGGAGAGAACGACCAGCTGGACTTCATCGTGGAGACGGAGGGACTGAAGAAGTCCATCCACAACCTGGGCACTATTGTAACAACCAACGCCGTGGCCTCTGAGACTGTGGCGACAGGTGAAGGGTTACGGCACTGCGTGGTGGGCATCCCCACttccatcaccatcaccactaAGGACAAAGATGGAGAGCTGTGTAAGATGGGCAACGCAGTCATCACTGCTGAAATGTCCTCGCCTGATGGCAGCAGAGGTGAAGGGGACATACTGGACAACAAGAATGGCACTTATGAGTTCTTGTTCACAGCTCCTAAAGAGGGGACTTTTAACTTATCACTGCGTTTATATGAGCAGCATATCAAAGGAAGCCCCTTTAGGATTAAGGCTACCAAATCCATAGATGTGTCGCCGACGTCAGACAGCATCAAGAAGAGGCTCAAGTCTCCGTGCAGCAGTCACGTCAAGCAGAAGGCCATCAAGAGGCCGGCCAGTATGTACAGCACcgggaggaggaaagagaaccCCATCGAGGACGACCTCATCTTCAGAATCG gCACTAAAGGAAGAAACAAAGGGGAGTTCACTAACCTGCAGGGAGTGGCTGCGTCTACTCTGGGAAAGGTGCTGATAGCAGACAGCAACAACCAGTGTGTCCAG ATATTTTCCAATGACGGCCAGTTCAGAAGCCGTTTTGGCATTCGGGGAAGGACTCCGGGTCAACTGCAGCGACCGACTGGAGTGGCCATCCACCCGAACGGTGACATCATCATTGCAGACTACGACAACAAGTGGGTCAGCATCTTTTCAAGTGAAGGCAAGTTTAAG AACAAGATCGGCTCGGGGAAGCTGATGGGCCCTAAAGGCGTGTCGGTGGACAGGAACGGCCACATCATCGTGGTCGACAACAAGGCCTGCTGCGTCTTCATCTTCCAGCTCAACGGCAAGCTGGTCACCAAGTTCGGTAACCGTGGAAACGGCGACAGGCAGTTTGCAG ggcCTCACTTTGCTgctgtcaacaacaacaatgaaatCATTGTGACAGATTTCCACAACCACTCAGTCAAG GTGTTCAACACAGAAGGAGAATTCCTGCTGAAGTTTGGTTCCAACGGTGAGGGCAACGGTCAGTTCAACGCCCCCACAGGAGTGGCAGTGGATGTCAATGGAAACATCATAGTAGCAGACTGGGGCAACAGCAGGATACAG gtgTTTGATGGCAGCGGTTCGTTCCTGTCCTACATCAACACGTCAGCAGACCCGCTGTACGGCCCGCAGGGACTCGCTCTCACCTCTGACGGACACGTTGTGGTTGCAGATTCTGGCAACCACTGCTTCAAAGTCTACCGCTACTTGCAGTAG